The Ooceraea biroi isolate clonal line C1 chromosome 1, Obir_v5.4, whole genome shotgun sequence genome has a window encoding:
- the LOC105286722 gene encoding nucleolar protein 56 isoform X2 has protein sequence MPLQKLFVLYEHAAGYSLFRVKEFEEIGMLLPQVKETVKDLLRFRSVVTLVGFAPFKTAVAALENINSISEGIITEDLKIFLDSCLPESTKQEIVILGVADPKLGVNINEALGIKCDHLNAVPEIIRGIRFHFHNLVKGFTPQTSTVSQLGLGHSYSRAKVKFNVNRVDNMIIQSISLLDQLDKDINTFSMRLREWYGYHFPELVKIVPENYMYAKVALVIKNKKEFTEENMGALENAVMDLAKAQAIVNAIKSSMGMDISPVDLMNAEIFAERIISLTDYRRKMSSYLGSKMSSVAPNLATLIGDQVGARLIAHAGSLTNLAKAPSSTLQILGAEKALFRALKSRGKSNTPKYGLLFHSTFIGRAIAKDKGRIARFLANKCSLASRIDCFGEIQTSIFGEKLRQQVEERLEFFTSGKEPKKNIDAMREALEETRQMLAEQAAVKKKSDKRKRSDVLENGLKKENGHAVNGEADTSLPKKKKKKSKGTTDK, from the exons atg CCACTACAGAAACTCTTTGTTCTGTATGAACATGCTGCTGGTTATTCTTTGTTCCGCGTCAAGGAATTTGAAGAAATTGGTATGTTGTTACCCCAAGTAAAGGAGACGGTAAAGGATTTATTGCGTTTCCGTAGTGTTGTAACCCTTGTTGGGTTTGCACCCTTTAAGACAGCAGTGGCTGCTCTGGAAAATATCAACAGCATTTCAGAGGGAATCATTACAGAAGATTTAAAAATCTTCTTGGACTCTTGTTTACCCGAATCCACTAAGCAAGAGATTGTTATTCTCGGGGTTGCTGATCCCAAATTGGGTGTTAACATTAACGAAGCACTCGGTATAAAATGTGATCATCTCAACGCTGTTCCTGAGATCATCAGAGGAATAAGATTTCATTTTCACAACTTGGTGAAAGGCTTTACCCCTCAGACCTCTACTGTTTCGCAATTGGGTCTCGGGCACAGTTACTCCAGAGCTAAAGTTAAATTTAACGTGAATCGAGTGGATAACATGATTATCCAGAGCATATCTTTACTGGACCAATTGGATAAAGATATCAACACATTTAGCATGCGCTTACG AGAATGGTACGGATATCACTTCCCAGAACTTGTGAAAATAGTTCcagaaaattatatgtatgcaaaagtggcattggtaataaaaaataagaaagaattcACGGAAGAAAATATGGGAGCATTAGAAAATGCCGTCATGGATCTTGCGAAAGCACAGGCTATTGTCAATGCAATAAAATCGTCTATGGGTATGGACATCAGTCCAGTAGATTTGATGAATGCCGAGATCTTTGCTGAGCGCATAATTTCCCTAACTGACTATAGAAGGAAAATGTCATCCTATCTCGGATCCAAAATGTCGAGCGTGGCACCGAATTTAGCTACTTTAATTGGGGATCAAGTCGGTGCTAGATTGATAGCACATGCTGGCTCGCTCACAAATTTGGCAAAAGCTCCATCGTCCACACTTCAAATATTGGGCGCAGAGAAAGCCTTGTTTAGGGCATTAAAAAGCCGCGGGAAATCGAATACTCCAAAATATGGTCTCCTGTTTCACTCCACATTCATTGGTCGCGCCATTGCGAAGGATAAAGGCAGAATAGCGCGATTCTTGGCAAACAAATGTTCACTCGCTTCTAGAATTGATTGTTTCGGTGAAATACAAACGAGCATATTCGGTGAGAAGTTACGGCAACAAGTAGAGGAAAGATTGGAGTTTTTCACATCAGGCAAAGAACCTAAAAAGAACATAGATGCGATGAGGGAGGCATTGGAGGAAACGCGGCAGATGTTGGCTGAACAAGCAgccgtaaaaaaaaagagcgaTAAGAGGAAACGAAGCGATGTGCTTGAAAACGGCTTGAAAAAGGAGAATGGGCATGCCGTGAACGGCGAGGCTGACACGTCGTtaccgaagaaaaaaaagaagaaatcgaaAGGGACTACTGACAAATAA
- the LOC105286722 gene encoding nucleolar protein 56 isoform X1, with the protein MDLSEKRQGYATCQPLQKLFVLYEHAAGYSLFRVKEFEEIGMLLPQVKETVKDLLRFRSVVTLVGFAPFKTAVAALENINSISEGIITEDLKIFLDSCLPESTKQEIVILGVADPKLGVNINEALGIKCDHLNAVPEIIRGIRFHFHNLVKGFTPQTSTVSQLGLGHSYSRAKVKFNVNRVDNMIIQSISLLDQLDKDINTFSMRLREWYGYHFPELVKIVPENYMYAKVALVIKNKKEFTEENMGALENAVMDLAKAQAIVNAIKSSMGMDISPVDLMNAEIFAERIISLTDYRRKMSSYLGSKMSSVAPNLATLIGDQVGARLIAHAGSLTNLAKAPSSTLQILGAEKALFRALKSRGKSNTPKYGLLFHSTFIGRAIAKDKGRIARFLANKCSLASRIDCFGEIQTSIFGEKLRQQVEERLEFFTSGKEPKKNIDAMREALEETRQMLAEQAAVKKKSDKRKRSDVLENGLKKENGHAVNGEADTSLPKKKKKKSKGTTDK; encoded by the exons atg gACTTATCTGAAAAGAGACAAGGATACGCTACCTGTCAG CCACTACAGAAACTCTTTGTTCTGTATGAACATGCTGCTGGTTATTCTTTGTTCCGCGTCAAGGAATTTGAAGAAATTGGTATGTTGTTACCCCAAGTAAAGGAGACGGTAAAGGATTTATTGCGTTTCCGTAGTGTTGTAACCCTTGTTGGGTTTGCACCCTTTAAGACAGCAGTGGCTGCTCTGGAAAATATCAACAGCATTTCAGAGGGAATCATTACAGAAGATTTAAAAATCTTCTTGGACTCTTGTTTACCCGAATCCACTAAGCAAGAGATTGTTATTCTCGGGGTTGCTGATCCCAAATTGGGTGTTAACATTAACGAAGCACTCGGTATAAAATGTGATCATCTCAACGCTGTTCCTGAGATCATCAGAGGAATAAGATTTCATTTTCACAACTTGGTGAAAGGCTTTACCCCTCAGACCTCTACTGTTTCGCAATTGGGTCTCGGGCACAGTTACTCCAGAGCTAAAGTTAAATTTAACGTGAATCGAGTGGATAACATGATTATCCAGAGCATATCTTTACTGGACCAATTGGATAAAGATATCAACACATTTAGCATGCGCTTACG AGAATGGTACGGATATCACTTCCCAGAACTTGTGAAAATAGTTCcagaaaattatatgtatgcaaaagtggcattggtaataaaaaataagaaagaattcACGGAAGAAAATATGGGAGCATTAGAAAATGCCGTCATGGATCTTGCGAAAGCACAGGCTATTGTCAATGCAATAAAATCGTCTATGGGTATGGACATCAGTCCAGTAGATTTGATGAATGCCGAGATCTTTGCTGAGCGCATAATTTCCCTAACTGACTATAGAAGGAAAATGTCATCCTATCTCGGATCCAAAATGTCGAGCGTGGCACCGAATTTAGCTACTTTAATTGGGGATCAAGTCGGTGCTAGATTGATAGCACATGCTGGCTCGCTCACAAATTTGGCAAAAGCTCCATCGTCCACACTTCAAATATTGGGCGCAGAGAAAGCCTTGTTTAGGGCATTAAAAAGCCGCGGGAAATCGAATACTCCAAAATATGGTCTCCTGTTTCACTCCACATTCATTGGTCGCGCCATTGCGAAGGATAAAGGCAGAATAGCGCGATTCTTGGCAAACAAATGTTCACTCGCTTCTAGAATTGATTGTTTCGGTGAAATACAAACGAGCATATTCGGTGAGAAGTTACGGCAACAAGTAGAGGAAAGATTGGAGTTTTTCACATCAGGCAAAGAACCTAAAAAGAACATAGATGCGATGAGGGAGGCATTGGAGGAAACGCGGCAGATGTTGGCTGAACAAGCAgccgtaaaaaaaaagagcgaTAAGAGGAAACGAAGCGATGTGCTTGAAAACGGCTTGAAAAAGGAGAATGGGCATGCCGTGAACGGCGAGGCTGACACGTCGTtaccgaagaaaaaaaagaagaaatcgaaAGGGACTACTGACAAATAA